In a genomic window of Branchiostoma floridae strain S238N-H82 chromosome 19, Bfl_VNyyK, whole genome shotgun sequence:
- the LOC118407128 gene encoding uncharacterized protein LOC118407128: MENQGFTMTENHVNTESTGAEVTQQQTQTQVDMIMNHQNHVVEGQTMEQTQRQEIPGQQQQPGHKRRMFNNLRSMMKGPSVTRSGLDKNNFTQKKTMAQGFMDMALITANVAQLKLVMYEKSVLFKE; the protein is encoded by the exons ATGGAAAACCAAGGATTCACCATGACTGAAAACCATGTGAACACAGAGAGCACGGGCGCAGAAGTTACACAACAACAGACGCAAACACAGGTTGATATGATAATGAACCACCAAAATCATGTCGTGGAGGGACAGACTATGGAGCAAACACAGCGTCAGGAG ATTCCTGGCCAACAGCAGCAACCGGGGCATAAACGTAGGATGTTCAACAACCTGCGGTCCATGATGAAGGGTCCGAGCGTCACCAGGAGCGGACTGGACAAGAACAACTTCACACAGAAGAAGACCATGGCGCAAGGCTTCATGGACATGGCGCTGATAACGGCCAATGTCGCTCAACTCAAACTCGTCATGTATGAG AAATCTGTTCTATTCAAAGAATAG